The segment GGATAATAAATGAAACACATCTGCTGCGGCAAAAGTAACCGCATTGGCATCATGTTTCACAGCATAATATTGAGCCAGACCTCCGCCAAGAGAATGGCCTGGCCTGTAAAAACGATGTTGTCCGATCCGTGTTTCTTTACGTATTTTTCTACCACTTGTTCAGCTACTGTAAATTGATTTTTGGTGTCATATGTGAGGGTTTTATCTTTGGAGTCAAACTTAGCTTTACCAGTTAATAAAGCAGCATCTTGAGGGTGTTCCTAAATAAGGTGTTTTTCTATAATCTTTTTTGGTATAATCGGAATCACCAAGAACAATTCCTTGGATGTCTTCTTCCACATCTTTTAGGGTTTCAGAATAGTCTACATCTTTTTGGTTATAAACAATATACCCATTTTTCAATTCTGCTCCACCCCCGGCACCAGCCAACCTAGCATCTTGAGAGGGTGTCCCTAAGTATTTTTCTTTCACTTTGGTTGTGGTTGTTTTAGGAAGTTCCGTTCCCCTAAAACTGATAACGATTTCATCTGTATCATCGTTTTGGAGCACATATCCATGTAAACCTGTATCGGAGTCTTTAATAGTTTCGATGTTTTCCCAAACTTGTATATGATAATCTGTTTCAATGAAAATCTTTCTTGGAATCTGTTTATAAGATTGCCTAGAAATTGTAGAAGCGGTGAGGTCTGTTATATTGTTATAATTTACCAAAATTGCGCCCTCCATACTTTGATAATAGTTAGGAAGTGAAACGAATGAAAAAACTCTTAATTCTAATATTTTTAACTGTTACAATTATACTATTGGGAGGTTGTTTTGTGAAATCAAATGAGGAAGATTTTAATAATAATACAATTCTCAAGGCGGAAAAAACTATAGAAAGTTATTTGAGTAACAATTTTAAAAATATCCATACAATAACTTTTAAAAAGAATGATCATAGTACTCCTATGGGTGGGATGGTAATTAGCGGTACAGTAAATAATAATGAAAAAGCAACTTTCTCCATTGATGTTGATTATGAAAATGATTTTAAAATTATTTCTAGCGCTGTAGGAAAAGAATTCCCTGAGAGAAAAGAGGAGTGCAAAGAAAAAACATGCGATTATTAAATTTGTAAAATTTATTTTTACTAATGTCGCTTTTTTGCACCTATAGTTTATAGTTTTTCACTAGCGTTGCATTAATTAAATCTGATGATTAAAAATACTAAAAATGTTCAAAAATTAGTGTTCATACAACAAAAAAATCCTTTACAATGGAAGTACAGGTGGTTCCTGTCCAAATCCAAAAGTAAAGGATAACTGCATGGACAAGAATACACTAAAATCATCATTTGGTAAATGGGTTTCACCTATAAATACGAAAAAACTATATGAACAAGTAGAAGAAAATAAACAAGATTACTACACAAAAAAACTGACAACGGAAGCGTATATAAAGTTGCTGTTGCTTGCTCAATTACAAGGATTTGAGAGCTTGGAAGAGATGAGCGATGCACTAATAGATGGTGAACTTCAGAAAGTATTGGGGTTTGAATCGATTAGCCCATCGCAACTTTCAAGGAAGAACAATGAAATGAATCCAGCCATCCTTTCCCATTTATTCTTTGATCTTGCATACAAAATCAAAGGTCTCCAATTTAAAAATGGGAAATACATGCCATTAAAAATCATTGATTCTAGCACGCTTCCATTAAACTTAACGAATCATAAGTGGGCGAAATTCCGTAAAACAAAAGCAGGAGTTAAGCTACATTTACGACTTGTATTTATGGATAAGGGCACCGTCTATCCTGAAAAAACTGTGATTACAACAGCCAAAGAACATGACAGAAATCAACTGGAAGTTCTCGTAGATGACAAAGAAGCCATGTATGTGTTTGACCGTGGATATGTTGACTATGAACGATTTGACCGAATGACGGATGAAGGCTACTTTTTCGTGTCCAGACTAAAGAAAAACGCCGTCATTCGTGAAGTAGAATCATTTTCTGTACCTAAAGATGCTACAGCTTTATCCGACAAGATGGTTTACATCGGTTCGACGCAAAATCGCACAGAGAATGTATTCCGTCTACTTGAAGTAGTGGATACAAAGGGGAACATTTTGCGATTAATTACTAACCGTTTCGATCTAAATTCCGAAGAGATTAGTGAAATTTACCGTCAACGGTGGGCCATAGAGCTATTTTTCAAATGGCTCAAACAGCATGTAGAGATCAAACACTTTTATGGTATGAGCGAAACTGCCATTCAAAATCAAATCTTCCTTGCGCTCATTGCTTACTGTTTACATGTACTTATCCAGTTAGCGATGAGGAGTAAGAAGTCCTTACTCCGAATTAGCCGCTGGTTAAATAAAGTGCTGTGGAAACCTGCGTACATCTGGATCCGCAGATTTGACGATAGATCTATTCCGTAAATACATACACTGTCGTTGTTGCTAATAGTTTAATTGTATAATTTTTCCAAATGGACAGCCCACCTTTGCTTAGGTAATGTCTTATTGGCAAAAAATCTTGTGCAAATGATTACTGAATTTTCAAACCAATTTTATGCAACGCTAGTGATAGTTTTTATAACATGATTTTCTCTTATCAAACCTTACAAAAATAGGCCCCGCTCCTCAAAAGGAACAGGGCCATTTCTATGTTTACTAAAAAGAACTCCTTGTATGAGCTCTCGCACAATGCTCATCTTTTCCAAATGTGAACGGCATCCTTTGCCAACACCTAGCCGATATACACACTATCGCATGTATTTGCCTGTGGTTCGTAATAACAATGTAACTTGTATTGACCAGCAAATGGTTGACCGTACCATGTAGACGGGCATGGAGCATATGGATTAAAATACCATAGCGCATACTTGGAAGGATGCTCTCTCCAATGCTCCAATACTCTTCTAGCTAATTTCTTTTCTACACCTCTCGCTCTGTTGTAGAAAACATTACCTTTTTGCACAGCTTCAAAAGAGTAATTGCCTCCCTGTATTTGAAAAATTACGTCGTATATGGATCTTAAATCTTTAAAGTCTAAACAATTAGCAACTAAACGATTTACAATGACGTTACCGACCATCAGCATCCCTAGCTGGCCTTCACCTTCCGCCTCTGCCCGCATCATCCTTGCCACTAAAGCCACATCACTATCTGTATACGCTACCCTTCCCATTTTTATCACCTCTAAAAATTATATGAGGGAATTTGGTAAAAATGATTGCTAATATCATTTTTTACATGGGCTTTGCTTGGTCTACTACATCAAAGTGATTGTATTTATTAGCTCCTTATTGGCATAGTCTTCATTCGGACAATATCAATTTTTCGCGATAGGTTCAGGTTTTCAGACATCTTTGTAAAGCATACGTGTGCATTTCAATATCCGCTACAACCGTCAGCTTCTTGGTATCATACTGGGATATTACCCCACATAAATGGTAGATCGCTTTTTTGTTGTTTATAGAAGCACTTCATCCAACTAACTTAATCATGCAGCTTATTGCTCTTTAATAAAATAAAACCCTAGTCCATTTTCTTGTGATACA is part of the Virgibacillus dokdonensis genome and harbors:
- a CDS encoding DUF1433 domain-containing protein; protein product: MKSNEEDFNNNTILKAEKTIESYLSNNFKNIHTITFKKNDHSTPMGGMVISGTVNNNEKATFSIDVDYENDFKIISSAVGKEFPERKEECKEKTCDY
- a CDS encoding IS4 family transposase, whose translation is MDKNTLKSSFGKWVSPINTKKLYEQVEENKQDYYTKKLTTEAYIKLLLLAQLQGFESLEEMSDALIDGELQKVLGFESISPSQLSRKNNEMNPAILSHLFFDLAYKIKGLQFKNGKYMPLKIIDSSTLPLNLTNHKWAKFRKTKAGVKLHLRLVFMDKGTVYPEKTVITTAKEHDRNQLEVLVDDKEAMYVFDRGYVDYERFDRMTDEGYFFVSRLKKNAVIREVESFSVPKDATALSDKMVYIGSTQNRTENVFRLLEVVDTKGNILRLITNRFDLNSEEISEIYRQRWAIELFFKWLKQHVEIKHFYGMSETAIQNQIFLALIAYCLHVLIQLAMRSKKSLLRISRWLNKVLWKPAYIWIRRFDDRSIP
- a CDS encoding cell wall hydrolase, whose product is MGRVAYTDSDVALVARMMRAEAEGEGQLGMLMVGNVIVNRLVANCLDFKDLRSIYDVIFQIQGGNYSFEAVQKGNVFYNRARGVEKKLARRVLEHWREHPSKYALWYFNPYAPCPSTWYGQPFAGQYKLHCYYEPQANTCDSVYIG